Proteins from a single region of Streptococcus mitis:
- a CDS encoding SGNH/GDSL hydrolase family protein — MAVQLLENWLLKEQEKIQTKYRHLNQVSVLEPDILFIGDSIVEYYPLQELFGTAKTIVNRGIRGYQTGLLLENLDAHLYGGAVDKIVLLIGTNDIGKDVPVNETLNNLEAIIQSIARDYPLTEIKLLSILPVDEGEEYKQTVYIRTNEKIQKWNQAYQELASAYMQVEFVPVFDSLTDQAGQLKKDYTTDGLHLSVAGYQVLTKSLKDYLL, encoded by the coding sequence GTGGCAGTACAGTTATTAGAAAATTGGTTACTAAAGGAACAAGAAAAAATCCAAACCAAGTATCGTCACCTAAATCAAGTTTCTGTTCTAGAGCCCGATATTCTCTTTATTGGGGATTCCATTGTCGAATATTATCCTCTACAGGAACTATTTGGGACTGCAAAGACGATTGTCAATCGAGGCATTCGAGGTTATCAGACAGGGCTGTTACTAGAGAATCTAGATGCGCATCTTTACGGTGGAGCGGTAGATAAAATTGTCCTTCTGATTGGGACAAATGATATCGGAAAAGATGTGCCTGTGAATGAGACTCTCAATAATCTCGAAGCTATCATACAGTCTATTGCTCGCGATTACCCACTGACAGAGATAAAATTGCTTTCTATTTTGCCAGTCGATGAGGGAGAGGAGTACAAGCAGACAGTCTATATCCGCACGAATGAAAAAATTCAGAAATGGAATCAAGCCTATCAAGAGCTTGCTTCTGCCTATATGCAGGTAGAATTTGTGCCAGTTTTTGATAGTTTGACAGACCAGGCAGGTCAACTCAAAAAAGATTATACAACTGATGGGTTGCACCTTAGTGTTGCTGGTTATCAGGTTTTGACAAAATCTTTGAAAGACTATCTTTTGTAG
- a CDS encoding HAD family hydrolase, with product MTIKVIATDMDGTLLDARGQLDLPRLEKILDQLDQRGIRFVIATGNEIHRMRQLLEHLVDRVVLVVANGARIFENNELIQAQTWDDAIVDKALAHFKGRACQDQFVVTAMKGGFVKEGTIFTDLESFMTSEMIEKFYQRMQFVDELTSDLFGGVLKMSMVVGEERLSSVLEEINDLFDGRVRAVSSGYGCIDILQAGIHKAWGLEELLKRWDLTSQQIMAFGDSENDVEMLEMAGIAYAMENADDKAKAVATALAPANSQGGVYQILENWLEKGE from the coding sequence ATGACGATTAAAGTAATTGCGACAGATATGGATGGGACCTTGCTGGATGCTAGAGGCCAGCTTGATCTCCCACGCTTGGAAAAGATTTTAGATCAGTTGGATCAAAGGGGTATTCGTTTTGTCATCGCGACTGGGAATGAAATTCACCGCATGAGGCAACTACTGGAGCACTTGGTCGATCGAGTGGTTCTGGTTGTTGCAAACGGTGCTCGTATTTTTGAAAACAATGAATTGATTCAGGCACAGACTTGGGATGATGCCATTGTCGATAAGGCTTTGGCTCATTTCAAGGGTCGAGCGTGTCAGGACCAGTTTGTTGTGACGGCTATGAAGGGTGGTTTCGTCAAGGAAGGTACGATTTTTACAGACCTTGAAAGTTTTATGACTTCAGAAATGATTGAAAAATTCTACCAACGGATGCAATTTGTGGACGAATTAACCTCTGACCTCTTTGGTGGTGTGCTCAAGATGAGTATGGTTGTTGGTGAGGAACGTTTGAGTTCGGTCTTGGAAGAAATCAATGACCTCTTTGATGGCCGTGTTCGTGCTGTATCGAGTGGCTATGGTTGCATTGATATCCTTCAAGCTGGAATTCATAAAGCATGGGGCTTGGAAGAATTACTCAAGCGCTGGGACTTGACCTCCCAACAAATCATGGCTTTTGGTGACAGTGAAAATGATGTTGAAATGCTTGAAATGGCTGGAATTGCCTATGCGATGGAAAATGCTGATGATAAAGCCAAAGCTGTGGCTACTGCTCTAGCGCCAGCCAATAGCCAAGGAGGAGTTTATCAAATCTTGGAAAACTGGTTAGAAAAAGGAGAATGA
- a CDS encoding CapA family protein, whose protein sequence is MQRRQDRHKRGPVFRFVKGLVNFFRRYRKWSNKGFVAILLLAVALSMGLVLLFESFQGIPLTSQKKDAISKEANKTNQKSKDQEEETSARIMAHGDLLYHDIIYMSAKKEDGSYDFHENFEYVTPWLKQADLAIGDFEGTINKDHYLAGYPLFNAPGQVMDAIKDAGYHVLDLAHNHVLDSQIEGVISTADAIEKAGMTPIGVYTHESRDQAPLVIKEVNGIKVALLAYSYGFNGIEQSISQEDYNRYLSDLNEDKMKAEIERAEKEADITVIMPQMGVEYRIEPTEEQKALYHKMIDWGADIIFGGHPHVVEPSEIVEKDGDKKLIIYSMGNFISNQRIETMTGVDNAKWTERGVLMDVTVKKKDGQTTIETAKAHPTWVNRTPKGTFSPEGYPLYHYQTYILEDFIEGGSHRDQLDEATKERIDTAYKEMNEHVGLKWD, encoded by the coding sequence ATGCAAAGAAGACAAGATAGACATAAACGTGGACCAGTTTTTCGCTTTGTGAAAGGTTTGGTCAACTTTTTTAGACGTTATCGTAAGTGGAGTAATAAGGGGTTTGTGGCGATACTCTTGCTAGCAGTTGCTTTATCAATGGGCTTGGTCTTGCTGTTTGAAAGTTTCCAAGGAATCCCCTTGACCAGTCAAAAAAAGGATGCCATTTCTAAAGAAGCAAATAAGACAAATCAAAAATCTAAAGATCAGGAAGAAGAAACAAGTGCTCGTATTATGGCCCATGGAGATTTACTTTACCATGATATTATCTATATGTCAGCTAAAAAGGAAGATGGCAGCTATGATTTTCATGAGAATTTTGAATACGTAACTCCTTGGCTTAAGCAGGCAGATTTGGCAATAGGTGATTTTGAAGGGACCATTAATAAAGATCATTATCTAGCTGGCTATCCTTTATTTAATGCTCCTGGTCAAGTAATGGATGCTATTAAAGATGCTGGGTATCATGTTTTAGATTTAGCCCATAATCATGTTTTAGATTCGCAAATTGAAGGAGTCATTTCAACGGCAGATGCAATTGAAAAGGCAGGAATGACACCTATTGGAGTTTATACGCACGAGTCACGTGATCAAGCTCCGCTCGTTATCAAGGAAGTGAACGGTATCAAGGTTGCACTTTTGGCTTATTCTTATGGATTTAATGGAATTGAGCAAAGTATTTCTCAAGAAGATTATAACCGCTATCTTTCAGACCTAAACGAAGATAAGATGAAGGCTGAAATTGAGCGTGCAGAGAAGGAAGCGGATATTACTGTTATCATGCCTCAGATGGGTGTTGAGTATCGAATAGAACCGACTGAAGAGCAAAAGGCTTTGTACCACAAGATGATTGATTGGGGAGCGGATATTATCTTTGGAGGCCATCCACACGTAGTTGAACCATCTGAGATTGTTGAAAAAGATGGAGACAAGAAACTCATTATCTATTCAATGGGGAACTTCATTTCTAACCAACGTATTGAAACAATGACTGGTGTAGACAATGCTAAGTGGACAGAGCGTGGTGTTCTTATGGATGTAACTGTCAAGAAAAAAGATGGACAAACAACTATTGAAACAGCTAAAGCTCATCCTACTTGGGTCAATCGAACACCAAAAGGAACTTTTTCACCAGAAGGATATCCCCTATATCATTACCAAACCTATATCTTAGAAGACTTTATCGAGGGTGGTAGCCATCGTGACCAGTTAGATGAAGCGACTAAGGAGCGAATTGATACAGCCTATAAAGAAATGAACGAACATGTGGGATTGAAGTGGGACTAG